Proteins co-encoded in one Arachis stenosperma cultivar V10309 chromosome 7, arast.V10309.gnm1.PFL2, whole genome shotgun sequence genomic window:
- the LOC130940637 gene encoding probable O-methyltransferase 3, protein MEFQSGEKADHAKFLKAHNHMWNHIFSSINSMSLKCAVELGIPDAIHNYGKPMPLSQLIASLPIHPSKASFIHRLMRILIHSGIFVTENVVINKNNEVEIGYILADSSMFLLKNNPFSVTPLMLINVGPTVTKAWHHLSDWFKNDDLTAFETAHGMTFWEYTDSVPKYGQSFIDAMASDSRFVSSLLLDDKCKRVFEGLESLVDVGGGTGTLAKAIAESFPNLKCSVFDLPCVVAGLQGTDNLKYIAGDMLVDPIPPSHAIFLKWILHNWNDEECVKILKKCKEAIMQKSKGGKVIIIDMVVEDDDKKGCYDQSLETQLFFDMLMMMLFSGKERNKREWSNLIVSAGFTDYTITPIFGLRSIIEIYP, encoded by the exons ATGGAATTCCAAAGTGGAGAGAAGGCTGATCATGCCAAATTTCTTAAAGCTCACAACCACATGTGGAATCATATTTTTAGTTCCATAAACTCTATGTCTCTTAAATGTGCAGTTGAGCTAGGCATACCTGATGCCATACACAATTATGGCAAACCCATGCCACTCTCACAACTCATTGCTTCATTGCCAATTCATCCATCAAAAGCCTCCTTCATCCATCGCTTGATGAGAATCTTGATCCATTCCGGCATCTTTGTTACCGAAAATGTtgttatcaataaaaataacgAGGTTGAAATTGGGTATATTCTAGCTGATTCATCTATGTTCCTACTTAAGAACAACCCCTTCAGTGTGACGCCTTTGATGCTGATCAACGTTGGTCCCACCGTGACAAAGGCATGGCATCATTTGTCTGATTGGTTCAAGAACGACGATCTCACAGCATTTGAGACCGCACATGGAATGACGTTTTGGGAGTATACTGACAGCGTGCCTAAATATGGCCAATCCTTTATTGACGCCATGGCAAGTGATTCACGATTTGTTAGTAGTCTGTTACTTGATGATAAGTGCAAGAGAGTGTTTGAGGGATTGGAATCGCTGGTTGATGTTGGTGGAGGCACTGGAACTCTTGCAAAGGCCATCGCCGAATCATTTCCAAACTTGAAGTGCTCTGTGTTTGATCTCCCATGTGTTGTTGCTGGCTTGCAAGGAACTGACAACCTTAAATACATTGCAGGCGACATGCTTGTTGATCCTATTCCTCCTTCTCATGCCATTTTTTTGAAG TGGATTTTGCATAACTGGAACGATGAGGAATGCGTGAAAATATTGAAGAAATGCAAGGAGGCAATCATGCAAAAAAGCAAAGGAGGGAAGGTGATTATCATAGACATGGTTGTGGAGGATGATGACAAGAAAGGTTGTTATGATCAATCACTTGAAACGCAGCTCTTCTTTGACATGCTTATGATGATGTTGTTCTCTGGAAAAGAGAGAAATAAAAGAGAATGGAGCAACTTAATTGTTTCTGCTGGTTTTACTGACTATACGATAACCCCAATTTTTGGATTGAGGTCAATCATTGAGATCTATCCATAG